GTAATACCTGCTATATgtcaataataaacataatattatataattatgagataatTGCAACATAATACATAGATGACGTATGTACTATGAATTGTGACATAATGACACaattatgtttttgacatgaatgtcttttttctgtcacacatgtacagtatccTGTACACCTCAAagttattaaaaatacaaaacatccAATAGAAGTGATTATTTTTCGAGCTGAAAATAACATGCACACATCTGCTAAAAAAGGGGCAAATGACGAAATTCACAGaggtttgaataaaataagcaaaGACAACAGAAGAGATGTCGAGACCAGATGGctgatgaatacatttttattaagataaaaacatttaatatacaactcaaatattttattttcacttaacAAGGTCTGGTGCTTGATTTCACGTGTTTTACGACGGCAGCCACGTGTGTGCATTTCTCATGAGGGTCTGCTCTTTACACACACTCCCTAGAACATTTCAGCAATTTAAGATGACTTCAATCTATTTCCTAGTGTAAATGCGTTTCATAAGTGTGATTAGAAGTGTCATTTTCAGAAAATTGGGCCATTTGTGCGCTATATGGGCCCCATCACAATTTCAATATGCGGTAAAGATACTTTTTCAAAttgaaaaaatgaatgcaataaaaaaacgtGTGATTTTATAGCACACATGGCAAAGTTTCCTAAGAATGACCTACAGTATAACAACTAAATGCAAGATAAAGCGTGATCCTTTACATAATTAATGGCAATAGTAATAatgctaaaaataataattgtgcacatgaaatgtttttaagCAACTCTTCtacactaaataaataaatatattaggCTATCTTGTAAAAAGGCATTCGGAGAGACAGGATGGGGCTTAAAACAAGCCTGCTGGATTACAGGTGTCTTTAAAGTATATTTTGCAGGCACAATCAGCACTAAAAACACAATACACATTCTTATAAACAGCTAAATACACACGTGTATACgcacaaagcaaacaaacacagtaaCTCCCTCACAAGAAAGGTCACCGACCTACCACATTGAAGATCTGAGACGCGCACAAAAGATGCGCACTTGACATATTCAGCAAcctcttttgtcttttttggtaaataaaacatttttcacatgTGTATATCAATGCAAATGTGAGCTTAAGAAAGACTGTTGCTGTGGTTAAAATGACACTGGTGGTGATAGAAAGTTGCCAGACAGAGTTCTTATCAAGCGATGAAATCAATACATTGCAAATGACTGTTTAAAACATCTTCTTAAATCTATCATATGaacattcataaacatttaatgGTGAATCAATAAACAACACAAGGTGAAAAAAGTAACTAACACACCAGGTTGTGTGTGTAAAGCCTCATGTTATTAAACGAGTGCTGATGGTGTCATCCAGAACATGAAAAGGCACTTTGCTACGTTTGGCAGAGAACATGAAGACGGCTTAAATACATCAATACGGATCAGAAAAAGCAGTCTTGAACCTTATACTGGAGAACACTTAGCACACTCCCAAGAGTTTCAATTGACGATCATACTAAGACATTCACAAGAGATGTCATAGTTCCACAGTCTTTTTCTAACCTGTTACTAAAAGAGTTTAGGTAAGGGAGGTCAATATGTCTCTTTTCAAAACAACTGCAGTGATTCAAAGTCCAATGACAAAAGGAAACAAAATGGCAATAATAGCCCACCGTTTACGTCGCCCACCTTTGTCCGCTTGCTGTAGAAACTGCCGCTAAGCAAAGCTAGCGTTTTATTTTGCAAGTGTACAGTTATAGAgatgatttatttatattttacacacTCCCTATGCATTTATGTTTGCCAAACAGGTTTTCTCATCGTGCCATACCctcaaaaaaattttttacgatatactgttcactttatttaaacaattcattttgttttaacacaattgtattaggttttatgttcaaacacaattgcatAGTGTCAAACGGACTTAAAACAGTTATGCTTTGGCttaactaaatgtttacattttaaaagaacatGTTTCAATCAAGTAGATCAAAAACCATTTGATGCTTGTTCAATCAACACAATTATTTTGAACCACTTTACTTAATCCATTTGAGTTgagatcagtgttgggtgtaactagttactaagtaattagttactgtaattgaattacttttcccttgaaaaggtaaagtaagggattactcttattttttctgtaatttaattacagttacttttgatgtaattaaaattaatactttgtgtaatatatgtggaattaacatcaaaattcaaagtctaactttaaaatctgtgctttaatgtatataattctcacatttgtaatactttggtcagttaataagagtactttatgtagtttaatattatctatttgaatgaattaaaagagccctttcatgtctatccttgaatcacttaactaatcaaggttgatatagaaagtaattagtaataagtaacaatacttttggagagagtaatttgtacagtaatataattacactattgaatatgcaattagtaactagtaattaattactttttcagagtaatttacccaacactggttgagATACATAAATGACTTTAGTTGTATTAAAGTAGCGTTGTAGAAACTAGGAACAGGACAGGACATTATTTGGAAATGGTTGTTTAAGTTTACTCGATTCAGTTTAGTTCATCATACACTAAGCATTTGAGTAGTGCGTATAAGTGCTTAAGTCCGATTTAAGTGTCCTTTCATTGCAGTTCTCTGTGAAATTTCAATGACGGCTCAATGAGATCTCAATCTTTTCCACTTGATGTCACATTTAAGGAGAATGAGAGCAAGGTCATTATTTGATTCTAAAAacgatgaaaattctgtttaaaacaaaaagataaaaatgcaaatatgtCCAGGTCATTTGTTACCCCAAAATCAAGAAAAACTAGACTATTACAGATTTTTGCTGTTATTTAAATAGCACATAACCATGTACTTCACATTCTTCACCATTTTTTCATTCTCATTCCTGCACTGTGAACATAAATAATAATTCAGTAGGCTATTTAAAACAGAAATAGCATCTAAGTATTCAGTATTTGTACATATATgatatgtaaaatgtaaaatgtaaatggtagAACATGTTGTTGCTCTCTTTAATTTGTCATAAATTAATagacataaaaaaatgtgttacagtatatttgtcttAATTTCTACAAtactaattaaaataaaacaaataatgattttttattaaattgaaataaaagatatataataaaagataataaaatatatacatggatattttatatactgtatatttgtatgtaaaaatataaattgtcctaAAATGCAAATCTATAGGGATAATGTCTAGAGACGTTACCGCAAAAACTATTCAGGACAAAATTgtccaaaaagaaaaaaaaatctttatgcaaattattattgtttatttttttaaggtgAAATGTGACCTGGACACATGATGTTCACAACTGTGTGTGAGTTGTGACAGCAATATAAATCTCTAAATCCCCTTGTGCCTATAATGCTCTCATTAAAGTTCCTTCTTTCCTCCGTTTTCCCttctttttccttttatgtTTTCACATACTGTCTCCGACAGCAGAATATCCTGGCATTGTTCAGATGGGCTCTCACGGCCTGGCAGGGTCACAGGTCATGGCTGGGATTAGGCGTTGTGACTGAGGGCACCGGGTGGATGCTGAGTTCTGCTGTGTGGGAGGGCGGGGTCACTGGCACATTCAGAGGCGTGTCTTGAGGCTGTGGCCACACCTTCCACAGGAAGCcaatgatgacaaaaaaaagaacatagaaggaaattaaaataaagaggGAAAgggcagacagagagagagagagcttaaaGAGTGGACTGGGCAATGATCCGTGGTTTTGCGGTCTGTGGCTTCTCAGATGAGCTCATGCAAGGCTCTAACTGCAATCCCtgcagaaacacaaaacaggacAGACAGTGGCACATCTGTACAAAATGTACTTTGATTTGTATTGtgacacaaaagaaaatgtaggAAAACCTGACATTTAGTCTTTGTCATTCAAACGGAATCATTCAGTCAAATgaataatgtattaataaaaatgcaaaaaggtttGTGTGTGGGTTAGCAGATGAAATGATCAGTAGCTGTGCATAAAAACCACTCGATggaaaaacattgaaatgatATGACGtcaatttttgtcaaaattgacaaaATACGAAAATCATAAATCCCAAATTATTACATAAAAAGCAGAATTGTTTCTTCCTTTTGTGTTTACACAGagtaaaaaacaattttacaggtttggagcaacatgagggtgagtaaataatgacacaatATTCATAACTTCTAGGCGAACGGTTCttttaaattataaacaaaaGTAGAAgcaacaaacacacgcacaatcCTTCCTTCTCCACACCTATGTTTTCCACACATTCTTTCTCGCATCTTTACAGCCTTTTTTCTCTCGTCATGTTTCGCATTGTGTTATCGCTGTTACTCTGACAAAACTGAAAAAGACAGATTCCACTGAAATGGTGCTGGTCCATGATCATGATGTTTATATGATccatataaacaaataatacgAATTGTATAGCAATTCAGTCATGAGACTGATCAAGTTTTGTGTCACAGTCTCTGTCGGAAGGAGGAAAGCATGCAAGTGACCTCGGTTTCAGGATGGATGGCGCCTGGATCTGAGGGGGGCCCTAGAATTACTACCACATTTCACTTCAAAAACAACAGTCCTGCTTTGCTTAGAATCGCACAcgcactaaacacacacactatataGTAAAAAGTATACGGTTGATAAACTTGTCGATACATAATTATATTGTCATACCAATACAATGATATAATATTACTCATATGTCGATATAAGATTTTGGTGGTAACTATTGCccaacctctctctctcgctcacacagacacagatgCTCATGTATGGGGACATTGGGAATGTTTATTGGGAACATACGAGTGGTTTTCTCCCTGAGGGCACTTAAGAGGTTCTGACTGATGGACAggaagacaaacacacacactcgctgTCTATTTTGTTTCTCAGTAAATCAGTTGCAGTTAGAGTCTCTCTGGGGAGTGAGAACGGATTAGCATGTTGCCAGCTGTATCCAATGTGAAATTCTCGAAATGTTTGTAACCTCCAGAGAATTAACTCGATACAGAAGTGAATGGCCAAAGAATAACTGATGTAAactgctctttctttcttttgtgtactaactgcactgtaaaaccaaatgctcaaaataatcaaacagattaagtaatgtaaactttAATTTAACAGTAATCCAAATTTGAAAGTGCTgcttacttaaaccaagaaCCTGTAAAATTCAAAGAAATTGAGGCAACGAGTTgccttcatttttttgagtattGCCAAtttatccgggtttacagtgtaatacTACAAAACATCAGTAAGCatcttaaaggaacatttcACCATTTACTCATTTCCAAACTCATActgtattaaagggacagttcacccaaaaatgagtatgtcgtcatcatttaatcaccctcttgtcatttcaaacctgtatgactttctttcttctgcagaacacaaatgaagatattttaaaggatgttggtaaccgaaaaaaagcggtacccattgacttgcattggttttgtgtccatacaatagaagtgaatgggtagcgCCATTTCGATGTTTTGTtagcttaccaacattcttcaaaatatcttttgcgtATCATTCTTTgcgtctgcagaagaaagaaagtcatcatacaggtttgaaatgacatgaaggcgAGAGAAAAATAAACACTCAGCACATTCATGAAACGCATTCAAAAACATTAACAGTATAAAAAGGCATTTGACTGCCGGCGTGATATAACATCTGTTTTCTGTGTGGATATACCTACATGTCCATTAAAGTCGTTGTTCCGCGGTGTAAGGAACGTGGTGTCCTGGGTCGTGGTTTTCTCCGTCCGTGGAACACTGGGGTCCCCGTCCTCCACGCCATTCGCCTTCCGGACGCACAGGACCTTCCGGAAACTCTGCTTGAAGTTGTCGGACAAAAACCCGTAGAGAAGCGGGTTGGCGCAGCTGTTGGCGTACGACAGGAGAACGGCGAAAAAATACACCCCCGCCATCACGCTGTTCTCCGGAAGGATGAAGACCAGGTTCACGATGTTGATGATGTAGAACGGCAGCCAGCAGAGAACAAACACCACCACGATCACCACCACCATGCGCGTCACCTTACGTTCCGAACGCCTGCGCTTCGTAAATCCCGCCCGAGCGCCGGATGACTTCACCTTGACTACAATGAGGAGGTAACACAAGCAGATGACCAGCAGGGGGCCGAAGAACCCGATGGTGGCAGTGTACAGGATGAACGCGGTGGACCACACATCGCTCGGCTCCGGCCAAATTAGGTTGCATGAGTTAAATTTGTCTTGGACGTCAGAGTATATGACCACGGGAAGAACGACAACGAACGAAAACGCCCACACCGCGGCGCTGACGGCTTTAGCCACTCGCGGCCGGCGCCACCTAGTGGAGCGAATAGGATGTACAACCGCTAAATAACGGTCAATGCTCATGACCGTCAAGCAGAAGATGCTTGTAAACTGGTTCAGCGAGTCTGCCGTCATGACAGCGCGACACAGAAAGGAGCCGAACGGCCAGTAGGAGAGTACGTTTTGAGTCGTAAGGAACGGCAGACCTAAAATATAGAGTTCATCAGCGACGGCCAAGTTCAAAATATAGATGTTAGTAACTGTTTTCATTTTAGCATAACGTAAAACCACGTAAATCGCTAATGTGTTGCCGGTCAGTCCAACGATAAACACGGTTAATGATATGATGGCGGTCATCATGGTGCTGCTTCCTTGAAACGGGATGCTTT
This genomic window from Triplophysa rosa unplaced genomic scaffold, Trosa_1v2 scaffold22_ERROPOS151950, whole genome shotgun sequence contains:
- the LOC130550071 gene encoding somatostatin receptor type 5 isoform X1, yielding MESLNRSGWTGPIPGDYNSSTGFGFSGMSAPIGNYSTNVSNQSIPFQGSSTMMTAIISLTVFIVGLTGNTLAIYVVLRYAKMKTVTNIYILNLAVADELYILGLPFLTTQNVLSYWPFGSFLCRAVMTADSLNQFTSIFCLTVMSIDRYLAVVHPIRSTRWRRPRVAKAVSAAVWAFSFVVVLPVVIYSDVQDKFNSCNLIWPEPSDVWSTAFILYTATIGFFGPLLVICLCYLLIVVKVKSSGARAGFTKRRRSERKVTRMVVVIVVVFVLCWLPFYIINIVNLVFILPENSVMAGVYFFAVLLSYANSCANPLLYGFLSDNFKQSFRKVLCVRKANGVEDGDPSVPRTEKTTTQDTTFLTPRNNDFNGHVWPQPQDTPLNVPVTPPSHTAELSIHPVPSVTTPNPSHDL
- the LOC130550071 gene encoding somatostatin receptor type 5 isoform X2, with product MESLNRSGWTGPIPGDYNSSTGFGFSGMSAPIGNYSTNVSNQSIPFQGSSTMMTAIISLTVFIVGLTGNTLAIYVVLRYAKMKTVTNIYILNLAVADELYILGLPFLTTQNVLSYWPFGSFLCRAVMTADSLNQFTSIFCLTVMSIDRYLAVVHPIRSTRWRRPRVAKAVSAAVWAFSFVVVLPVVIYSDVQDKFNSCNLIWPEPSDVWSTAFILYTATIGFFGPLLVICLCYLLIVVKVKSSGARAGFTKRRRSERKVTRMVVVIVVVFVLCWLPFYIINIVNLVFILPENSVMAGVYFFAVLLSYANSCANPLLYGFLSDNFKQSFRKVLCVRKANGVEDGDPSVPRTEKTTTQDTTFLTPRNNDFNGHGLQLEPCMSSSEKPQTAKPRIIAQSTL